The region AGAAGCTCAAGTTCGACGGCGGCTACCGGGTCAGGATCTCGCACCAGGGACACAGGGCCTGGGCGCCGGTCAAGGAGGTCGGGCCGTGGAACACCCGGGACAACTACTGGCAGTCCCGGAGGTACCGGGACATGTGGGACGACCTCCCCCGCTGCGTCCCCGAGGCGCAGGCCGCCTACTTCAACAACTACAATGGCGGCAAGGACCAGTTCGGGCGCCAGGTGCTCAACCCGGCGGGGGTGGACCTCACGCTGGCCGTGGCCGGCAGGATGGGCATCAAGCGCAAGCTGCAGAACCGCGGGGTCATCCGGGTCTACGTCTACTACCCCTGGGTGCGCCGCTAGGGGGCTTCCTTGACGCGGCCGGCGGGCGTGGTTTAGGATTGCAGACCTAGCGCGAACCCGCATCAAGAGCGGTGGAGGGAACTGGCCCAGCGAAGCCGCGGCAACCGGCGGGGGGCCCTTACCCCCGTGAGGTGCCAATTCCAGCAGGTCTCCCCGAGGGGGGCCTGAAAGATGTGGGGGAGAGCCTGAGATACGGCCTCTTCCGGAGCGGGTTGCGCGTAAGGGCGTAAAACGCGACCGAAAGGAGGCTGTATTACTGCAGAGTATGACACCAGTCCGGGGGGCCGGGGCTAGCCAGGCGGCCCCGGCCCGCCCGGACAGACGTTTCTGCCGCATAGGCTCTTTCGAGCCGGAGCTCGGCGGCTTTCTGGAGGAGGTCACCCTCGCCTACGAGACGTGGGGGGAGCTCGACGCCTCGGGCACCAACGCCGTTCTGGTGGTGCACGCCCTTACGGGCGACTCGCACGCCGCGGGGGCGCCGGACGCCCGCTACAAGCGCGGCGGCTGGTGGGACCCGGTGATCGGGCCGGGGCGCCTCATAGACACCGAGCGGCACTTCGTGGTGTGCTCCAACGTGCTCGGCGGCTGCTCGGGGAGCACGGGGCCCGCCTCGCCCGACCCGCAGACCGGGCGCCCCTACGCCATGCGCTTCCCCGTGATCACCATCCGGGACATGGTGCGGGCGCAGCGGCGGCTGCTGGAGAGCCTCGGGGTGCGCCGGCTCTCGCTGGTCATAGGGGGCTCCATCGGCGGCCAGCAGGCGCTCGAGTGGGCCGTGGAGTTTCCCGACTTCGTGGAGCGCGCGGTGCCCGTCGCGGCCAACGGGGCGCTGGGGCCGCAGGGCCTGGGGATGAGCGAGATCGGGCGGCGGGCCATCATGGCCGACCCCGACTGGCAGGGCGGCGACTACTACGGCACGGGCCGCAGCCCCGAGCGGGGACTGGCCATAGCCCGGATGGCGGGGATGATGACCTACCAGAGCGCCGAGGGGCAGTGGCGGCGCTTCGGGCGCCGGTCCGCGAGCCGGGAGCCGCTGTACCCCGAGTTCGGCGGCTGCTTCGACATCGAGCGCTACCTGCACTACCAGGGCCGGGACCTGGTGCGCCGCTTCGACGCCAACTCCTACCTGTACCTGCTGCGGGCCATGGACCTCTACGACGTGGCTGCCGGGTACGGCTCGGTCGAGGAGGCCTTCTCGCGGGTCAGGGCGAAGATGCTCTTTGTCGGGATCTCCAGCGACTGGCTGTTCCCCGCCTCCGAGGTGCGCCGGACGGCCGAGCAGGCCGCGGCCGCCGGGGCGGAGGCTTCCTACGCGGAGATCCAGTCGCTCAACGGCCACGACGCGTTCCTGAAGGACTGGGATCTGCTTCGGGCCGCCATCGAGCCGTTTCTCGAGGAGAGGGGGTGATCGGGTGAAGCGCGGGAGGGCCGCCTCCTCCGGGCGAACTACCAGCGCGTCCTGCCAGCTCTGAGGACGTGTAGGGAGGCCCGGAAAGGAGATCGCAAGTGTCGAGCGCAGAACCCCTGGTGATCAAGTTCGGAGGCACCTCGGTCGGCGACGGCGAGGGCTTCGCCCGCGCCGCGCGGATCACGGCCGGCGCGGCCGCGGAGGGCCGCCCGGTCGCCGCGGTGGTCTCGGCGATGAGCGGCGTGACCGACGCCCTGCTCGCCGCCGCGGCCGGGACCGCGACGGCCGGCACCCGAACCGCCCGGGGTCTTGCGCGCGACCTCCGCCGGGCGCTCGGGGAGCGGCACCTGGCGGCGGCCCGGTGCGCCGTGAGCGGGGACCTCCTCCCGGAGGTCGAGGCGCGGGTGCTCTCTCTGCTCGACCGGCTGGAGGAGGAACTCGCCCGCCGCGCGCTCCCGGAGGCGGAGCGGAGGGCCGAGATAGCCGTCTGCGGCGAGCGGCTCTCGGCCGAGATCCTGGCCGGCGCCCTGCGCGCCGCCGGCGCGCCCGCGGCCGTGGCCGCCGACCCCATAGCCACCGGTCCCGGGGGGGAGGAGGTGCTTTCGGAGGAGACGCGGGCGCGATGTACGCGCCACGTGCGCCCGCTGCTCGAGGAGGGCCTCGTCGCGGTCGTCCCCGGCTACGCCGGGCGCTCGCCGGACGGGGCCGTTACCACGCTCGGGAGGGGCGGCTCCGACCTCTCCGCCACCGCGCTCGGGCGGGGGATCGGCGCGGGGGAGGTCTGGATCATGACCGACGTGGACGGGGTGCTGGACGCCGACCCGCGGCTCGTGCCCGGCGCCGCCACGCTCCCCCGGCTCTCTTACCGGGAGGCGGGCGCCTTCGCCGCGCTCGGCGCCGAGGTGCTCCACCCCCGGACCATGGAGCCCGCCGCCGCGGCGGGCATCGAGGTGCTCGTCAGAAACACCTTCGACCCCCACTCCCCGGGGACCCGCATCTCCGCCCGCGAGTGCGGGCCCGGGCTGAGGGCCCTGGCGCTGCGCCGGGGGCTCTCGGTGGAGCCGCTCGAGGCCCTCGACGGCCGCTCCGGGGACGTCTTCTGCCTGCTCGGGGCCGACGTCTACGGGATACGGGCGCTGGTGGAGCGCCCCTCCGGCAGCGCCGCCGCCGTCATCGGCGTCGGCTCCCCGGGCGACGAGGAGCTCGCGGCGGGGCTGCGCCGGCTGCACCGGGCCGGCATCCGGCCGCTGTGGGCCGGCAACACCGCCGCCGGCCTCGCCTTCGTGGTGGCCGGGTCCCGGGCCGAGGAGGCGCTGCGGGAGTTGCACGCCGCGCTCCTCCGCCGGGAGGCCCTCGCCGGGGAGGCCGTGGCGTGAAGCGGGTGGAGCTGGTCCAGCTCGGCATAGGGCACGTGGGGCGGGCGGTGGCCCAGATCGTGCTGGAGGAGCGCAAGCGCTGGCGGGAGAGGTACGGGCTGGACATCTCCTACCGGGCGGTCGCCGACACCTCCGGGGCGCTCGCGGGGGAGGACCTGCTGCCGCAGGCCATAAGGCTCAAAGAGGCCGGGGGGCGGCTCTCCGAGCTCGGCGCCGAGCCGCTGGAGGAGGTGCTCGCCGAAGGCCCCGGGCCCAAGACGGCGCGGGTGCTCGTCGACGCGGCCGCGGGCGAGGGGACCTACGACCTCGACGTGCGCGGGGTGCGCAGGGGCTCCTCGCTCGTGCTGTGCAACAAGGGACCCATCTCCGGGAGCACCGAGCGCTACGAGGGGCTCGTCGGCGAGGGGCCGGAGAGGCTCCGGTACGAGGCCACCGTGGGGGCCGGTGTTCCCGTCCTCTCCACCATAGAGGCGCTGCAGGCCTCCGGGGACGACATCCTGGAGATACAGGCCAGCCCGAGCGGGACGCTGGGGTTCATCATGAGCGGGGTGGAGGAGGGGAGGCCCTTCTCCGAGGTCGTGCGCGAGGCGGCGGAGCTCCACTACACCGAGCCGGACCCCCGCGACGACCTCTCCGGCCTCGACGTGGCCCGCAAGGCCCTCATCCTGGCCCGCAAGATCGGGCGCCGCCTGGAGCCCGAGGAGGTGCCCTACGAGTCGCTGGTCCCGGAGGAGCTGCGGGAGGTCTCCGTCGAGGAGTTCATGGAGCGGCTCTCGGAGTTCGACGAGGGTTTCGCCGCCCGGCTCTCGGCCGTGCGGCCCGGCCACGTGCTGCGCTACCTGGCCCGCATCCCGAAGGAGGGGCCGGTGGAGGTGGGGCTGCGCGAGGTCCCGGCCGCGGGTTGCTTCGGCGCTAGGAGCGGCGTGGAGAACGTGTTCAACTTCCGTACGCGGCGCTACTCGGATGTTACCCTTACCGTCTCCGGGCCGGGGGCGGGGCCGGAGCGCACCGCGAGCGGCGTCGTCTGCGACCTGCTGGACCTGGCCCGCAGGGCGGCGGAGAGCGACGGAGGTTGGTGAGCTTGCAGACGAAGGACGGATACAGCGTGGCCGTGGTCGGCGCCGGGCTCGTGGGGGAGCGGCTGGTCTCCGAGCTGCGGCGCCGGAGGTTCCCCCTGCGCGAGCTGCGGGTCCTGGCGCGCAGCTCGCGCAGGGCCATCCTGGACGGGGAGGAGTTCGAGATCGGGGTGGCCGAGCCCGGGGCCTTCGAGGGGGTGGACTTCGCCTTCTTCGCCGGCACCGAGGGGGAGAAGGGCGCCGCGGTGCAGCTGGCCCGGGAGGCGATAGACCGCGGCGCCACCGTGATAGACAACGGCAGCGACTTCCGGCTGGACCCCCGGGTGCCGCTGGTCGTCCCGGAGGTGAACGCCGGGGCCCTGGAGGGGCACGAGGGGCTCATCGCCAACCCCAACTGCTCCACCATCCAGATGGTGGTGACGCTGGCCCCGCTCGCCCGCCGGTTCGGGCTCCGCAAGGTGGTCGTCTCCACCTACCAGGCCGTCTCGGGCGCCGGCAGGGGCGGGGTGGAGGCCCTCCAGAGCGGCGCCGGCGAGGCCTTCCCCAAGCCCATCGCCGGGAACGCCATCCCGCTCATAGGCTCCGTGGGGGAGGACGGGTACACGAGCGAGGAGCGCAAGATGCGCGAGGAGTCGCGCAAGATC is a window of Rubrobacter xylanophilus DSM 9941 DNA encoding:
- a CDS encoding homoserine O-acetyltransferase MetX; protein product: MTPVRGAGASQAAPARPDRRFCRIGSFEPELGGFLEEVTLAYETWGELDASGTNAVLVVHALTGDSHAAGAPDARYKRGGWWDPVIGPGRLIDTERHFVVCSNVLGGCSGSTGPASPDPQTGRPYAMRFPVITIRDMVRAQRRLLESLGVRRLSLVIGGSIGGQQALEWAVEFPDFVERAVPVAANGALGPQGLGMSEIGRRAIMADPDWQGGDYYGTGRSPERGLAIARMAGMMTYQSAEGQWRRFGRRSASREPLYPEFGGCFDIERYLHYQGRDLVRRFDANSYLYLLRAMDLYDVAAGYGSVEEAFSRVRAKMLFVGISSDWLFPASEVRRTAEQAAAAGAEASYAEIQSLNGHDAFLKDWDLLRAAIEPFLEERG
- a CDS encoding aspartate kinase → MSSAEPLVIKFGGTSVGDGEGFARAARITAGAAAEGRPVAAVVSAMSGVTDALLAAAAGTATAGTRTARGLARDLRRALGERHLAAARCAVSGDLLPEVEARVLSLLDRLEEELARRALPEAERRAEIAVCGERLSAEILAGALRAAGAPAAVAADPIATGPGGEEVLSEETRARCTRHVRPLLEEGLVAVVPGYAGRSPDGAVTTLGRGGSDLSATALGRGIGAGEVWIMTDVDGVLDADPRLVPGAATLPRLSYREAGAFAALGAEVLHPRTMEPAAAAGIEVLVRNTFDPHSPGTRISARECGPGLRALALRRGLSVEPLEALDGRSGDVFCLLGADVYGIRALVERPSGSAAAVIGVGSPGDEELAAGLRRLHRAGIRPLWAGNTAAGLAFVVAGSRAEEALRELHAALLRREALAGEAVA
- a CDS encoding homoserine dehydrogenase; this translates as MKRVELVQLGIGHVGRAVAQIVLEERKRWRERYGLDISYRAVADTSGALAGEDLLPQAIRLKEAGGRLSELGAEPLEEVLAEGPGPKTARVLVDAAAGEGTYDLDVRGVRRGSSLVLCNKGPISGSTERYEGLVGEGPERLRYEATVGAGVPVLSTIEALQASGDDILEIQASPSGTLGFIMSGVEEGRPFSEVVREAAELHYTEPDPRDDLSGLDVARKALILARKIGRRLEPEEVPYESLVPEELREVSVEEFMERLSEFDEGFAARLSAVRPGHVLRYLARIPKEGPVEVGLREVPAAGCFGARSGVENVFNFRTRRYSDVTLTVSGPGAGPERTASGVVCDLLDLARRAAESDGGW
- a CDS encoding aspartate-semialdehyde dehydrogenase, with amino-acid sequence MQTKDGYSVAVVGAGLVGERLVSELRRRRFPLRELRVLARSSRRAILDGEEFEIGVAEPGAFEGVDFAFFAGTEGEKGAAVQLAREAIDRGATVIDNGSDFRLDPRVPLVVPEVNAGALEGHEGLIANPNCSTIQMVVTLAPLARRFGLRKVVVSTYQAVSGAGRGGVEALQSGAGEAFPKPIAGNAIPLIGSVGEDGYTSEERKMREESRKILSLPDLPVYATAVRIPVHTGHSESVYVELEREAEPGEVLSAFGEAPGISFSGDPDDFPTPLEAAGEPGTFVGRVRVEGDRVSYWCVADNLLKGAATNAVQIAETLVGARVR